Proteins encoded together in one Gemmatimonadetes bacterium T265 window:
- a CDS encoding peptide-binding protein — translation MTPRPHAPRARSGRAILAATTLAFVGGCFGITGEHVKDAAGRGTLVIATAGDADVLIPPLVTSIQGAQITAQLFDRLAEPDSTLETAGDAHFRPRLARSWRWASDSLSIAFALDRSARWHDGRPVTARDVAFSYALAVDPKTASPVAPLLAGIDSVVARDSTTAVVWFKHRSPRQFFDATYQLWVVPAHLLANVPRDQLAASAFARHPVGSGRFRFVSWAPGQQVTLAADTANYRGRPALDRIVWAISADPGAATRRLVTGEADVWEQLRGDGLAQAARTPVVRTVSYASMDVGYLAFNLRGLAGQPHPLFGDRAMRRALAAAVDRASVVRNVFDTLAYPLAAPLPHSVSHLAPEAAFGPAYDTAGAAAALDALGWHVGAGGTRQRGGRPLRFHLLVPATSSARQRMAVLLQAQFARVGVGVDVDAVDPAAFGRALQTGHYDAILNAWHTDPSPTAIVQQWGAPGAAGRGSANVGGYRSPAFEALVDRAAAAGARADAAALWTQAYAALADDAPAVWLYEPRLIAGVHRRIEPAGMRADAWWADLADWRVAPGQQIARDRAPLTVAAR, via the coding sequence ATGACTCCCCGTCCGCATGCACCGCGCGCGCGTTCCGGCCGCGCCATCCTCGCCGCCACGACTCTGGCGTTCGTCGGCGGCTGTTTCGGCATCACCGGTGAGCACGTAAAGGACGCCGCGGGGCGCGGCACGCTGGTCATCGCGACGGCCGGGGACGCGGACGTGCTGATCCCTCCGCTCGTGACCTCGATCCAGGGTGCGCAGATCACCGCGCAGCTCTTCGACCGCCTCGCGGAACCAGACTCGACGCTCGAGACGGCCGGCGATGCGCACTTCCGGCCGCGGCTCGCGCGGAGCTGGCGATGGGCGTCGGATTCGCTGTCGATCGCGTTCGCGCTCGACCGGAGCGCGCGGTGGCACGACGGACGGCCGGTGACCGCACGCGACGTCGCGTTCAGCTACGCGCTCGCGGTCGATCCGAAGACCGCGAGTCCGGTCGCGCCGCTGCTCGCCGGCATCGACTCGGTGGTTGCGCGTGACTCGACGACGGCCGTCGTCTGGTTCAAGCATCGGAGCCCGCGGCAGTTCTTCGACGCGACGTACCAGCTTTGGGTGGTTCCCGCGCACCTGCTCGCTAACGTGCCGCGAGACCAGCTTGCCGCGTCGGCGTTCGCGCGGCACCCGGTCGGCTCGGGGCGGTTCCGCTTCGTCTCGTGGGCGCCGGGGCAACAAGTGACACTCGCGGCCGACACCGCCAACTACCGCGGACGCCCCGCGCTCGACCGGATCGTTTGGGCGATCTCCGCCGACCCTGGGGCAGCCACGCGCCGGCTCGTCACGGGCGAAGCGGACGTCTGGGAGCAACTGCGCGGGGACGGACTCGCGCAGGCGGCGCGTACGCCCGTCGTACGCACCGTCAGCTACGCGTCGATGGACGTCGGATATCTGGCGTTCAACTTGCGGGGCTTGGCGGGGCAGCCGCACCCGCTGTTCGGCGACCGCGCCATGCGCCGGGCGCTCGCCGCGGCGGTCGACCGCGCGAGCGTGGTGCGTAACGTGTTCGACACGCTCGCGTACCCGCTCGCGGCGCCGCTGCCGCACAGCGTTTCGCATCTCGCGCCGGAGGCGGCGTTCGGCCCGGCGTACGACACGGCCGGTGCTGCGGCCGCGCTCGATGCGCTCGGCTGGCACGTCGGTGCGGGCGGGACGCGCCAGCGCGGCGGACGTCCGCTCCGTTTTCACCTCCTCGTACCGGCGACGAGCTCGGCTCGGCAGCGCATGGCGGTGCTGCTCCAAGCGCAGTTTGCGCGCGTCGGGGTCGGCGTCGACGTGGACGCCGTCGACCCGGCCGCGTTCGGGCGCGCGTTGCAGACCGGGCACTACGACGCGATCCTGAACGCCTGGCACACGGACCCGTCGCCGACGGCGATCGTGCAACAGTGGGGCGCGCCGGGCGCGGCGGGTCGCGGGTCCGCGAACGTGGGCGGGTATCGCAGTCCGGCGTTCGAGGCGCTCGTCGACCGCGCCGCAGCGGCCGGCGCCCGCGCGGACGCTGCCGCGCTGTGGACGCAGGCGTACGCCGCGCTCGCGGACGACGCGCCGGCCGTCTGGCTGTACGAGCCGCGCTTGATCGCCGGCGTCCACCGCCGGATTGAACCAGCTGGCATGCGGGCCGACGCGTGGTGGGCGGATCTCGCCGATTGGCGCGTCGCGCCGGGTCAGCAGATCGCCCGCGATCGCGCGCCGTTGACCGTCGCGGCGCGGTAG
- a CDS encoding enoyl-CoA hydratase has product MPNTGSYPAVDVSHLHVDGHVSTAVDHGVATVRFEHPKGNSMPGALLRALADQIREAGARADVRIVVLRSGARGPFCAGASFDELVAISEAGDLDAGREFFSGFSRVILAMLRCPKFVVARVHGRVAGGGVGLVAAADYAVATQAASCRLSELAVGIGPFVVGPVIERKIGLAAFSAMAVDADWRDATWAHQHGLFARLVPGTAELDAEVDTLVRRLAGYNPEAMAEIKRVVWSGTEHWDPLLADRAGTSGRLVLSDFTRRAIAAFRNG; this is encoded by the coding sequence ATGCCGAACACCGGTTCCTACCCGGCCGTCGACGTCAGCCACCTGCACGTCGACGGCCACGTCTCGACCGCCGTCGACCACGGCGTCGCGACCGTCCGTTTCGAGCACCCGAAAGGGAATTCGATGCCCGGCGCACTCCTGCGCGCGCTCGCCGATCAGATCCGCGAAGCGGGCGCGCGCGCGGACGTCCGGATCGTCGTCCTCCGCAGCGGCGCGCGGGGGCCGTTCTGCGCCGGCGCCTCGTTCGACGAGCTCGTCGCGATCAGCGAGGCCGGCGACCTGGACGCGGGCCGCGAGTTCTTCAGCGGCTTCTCGCGCGTGATCCTCGCGATGCTCCGCTGCCCGAAGTTCGTCGTCGCACGCGTCCACGGCCGCGTCGCCGGGGGCGGCGTCGGCCTCGTCGCCGCGGCCGACTACGCCGTCGCGACGCAGGCCGCGAGCTGCCGCCTGAGCGAGCTCGCCGTCGGCATCGGCCCCTTCGTCGTCGGCCCAGTCATCGAGCGCAAGATCGGCCTCGCCGCCTTCAGCGCGATGGCCGTCGACGCCGACTGGCGCGACGCGACGTGGGCGCACCAGCACGGCCTGTTCGCGCGCCTGGTTCCGGGCACGGCCGAGCTCGACGCCGAAGTCGACACCCTCGTCCGTCGGCTCGCCGGCTACAACCCCGAGGCGATGGCCGAGATCAAGCGCGTCGTCTGGTCCGGCACGGAGCATTGGGACCCCTTGCTCGCCGACCGCGCCGGGACGAGCGGACGGCTCGTGCTGTCGGACTTCACGCGCCGCGCGATCGCCGCGTTCAGGAACGGCTGA
- the paaA gene encoding phenylacetate-CoA oxygenase subunit PaaA has protein sequence MPRGLTAILPAFEPRSPPELLPVTATAAQPAPAASDDARLAEFEARIARGERIEPKDWMPERYRRQLVRMMGQHAHSEIVGMLPEGAWVTRAPSLRRKLSLLAKVQDEAGHGLYIYCGAETLGVDRHDLVGELLAGTAKYSSIFNYPTLTWADVGVIGWFVDGAAIVNQTALAKHCSYGPYARAMVRVCKEENFHKKQGFESIATLAAGTPEQRVMAQDAVDRWWWPTLMMFGPPDADSPNTAELIRWGVKKYTNDELRQRFVNLTVPQAQAVGLTLPDPALRLDEATGDWRFGAIDWDEFWAVVKGNGPLNRERLATRNAAHAEGGWVRAAATAHAAKRARRAAPAARAA, from the coding sequence ATGCCTCGCGGCCTCACGGCGATCCTGCCCGCGTTCGAGCCCCGTTCTCCTCCGGAGTTGTTGCCTGTGACCGCCACCGCCGCCCAGCCCGCCCCGGCCGCATCCGACGACGCGCGGCTCGCCGAGTTCGAGGCGCGGATCGCGCGCGGCGAACGGATCGAGCCGAAGGACTGGATGCCGGAGCGCTACCGGCGGCAGCTTGTGCGCATGATGGGGCAGCACGCGCATTCCGAGATCGTCGGCATGCTGCCCGAGGGCGCGTGGGTGACGCGAGCGCCCTCGCTCCGCCGCAAGCTGTCGCTGCTCGCCAAGGTGCAGGACGAGGCGGGGCACGGGCTCTACATCTACTGCGGCGCGGAGACGTTAGGCGTCGACCGGCACGACCTCGTCGGCGAGCTGCTCGCGGGGACGGCCAAGTACTCAAGCATTTTCAACTACCCGACGCTCACCTGGGCCGACGTCGGGGTGATCGGGTGGTTCGTCGACGGGGCGGCGATCGTGAACCAGACGGCGCTCGCGAAGCACTGCTCGTACGGCCCGTACGCGCGGGCGATGGTGCGCGTCTGCAAGGAAGAGAACTTCCACAAGAAGCAGGGTTTCGAGAGCATCGCCACGCTCGCGGCGGGCACCCCCGAGCAGCGCGTGATGGCGCAGGACGCGGTGGACCGCTGGTGGTGGCCGACGCTGATGATGTTCGGGCCGCCGGACGCCGACTCGCCGAACACGGCGGAGCTGATCCGCTGGGGCGTAAAGAAGTACACGAACGACGAGCTGCGCCAGCGGTTCGTGAACCTCACCGTGCCGCAGGCGCAGGCCGTCGGGCTCACGCTACCAGACCCGGCGCTCCGCCTCGACGAGGCGACTGGGGACTGGCGGTTCGGCGCGATCGATTGGGACGAGTTCTGGGCGGTGGTGAAGGGGAACGGCCCGCTTAACAGGGAGCGGCTCGCGACGCGCAACGCGGCGCACGCGGAAGGTGGGTGGGTGCGCGCGGCGGCCACGGCGCACGCCGCGAAGCGGGCGCGGCGGGCGGCTCCGGCGGCCCGCGCCGCCTAA
- the paaC gene encoding phenylacetic acid degradation protein, translating into MSDGTATARPAVESLLRLGDDRLVLGHRLSEWCGHAPILEEDIALGNIALDLLGQAQGLLKLAGALEGHGRDEDALAYFRDAGEFRNVQLVELPRGDFAHTMIRQFLFDAYDVLLTDRLAGSPHADVAGIMAKAHKEARYHVRHSGDWVVRLGDGTDESHVRAQRALDALWPYTGELFAADAVDVAAAGVGLGVDARTLRDEWQAMVTAVVAESALRMPSSLTVAEVPAGGREGRHTEHLVQMLAEMQVVARAHPGASW; encoded by the coding sequence GTGAGCGACGGGACCGCCACCGCGCGCCCGGCGGTCGAGTCGCTCCTCCGGCTCGGCGACGATCGCCTCGTTCTCGGCCACCGGCTGTCCGAGTGGTGCGGGCACGCGCCGATCCTCGAAGAGGACATCGCGCTCGGCAACATCGCGCTCGACCTGCTCGGACAGGCGCAGGGGCTGCTCAAGCTCGCGGGCGCACTCGAGGGGCACGGGCGGGACGAGGACGCGCTCGCGTATTTCCGCGACGCCGGCGAGTTCCGGAACGTGCAGCTCGTCGAGCTGCCGCGCGGCGATTTCGCGCACACGATGATCCGCCAGTTCCTCTTCGACGCGTACGATGTGTTGCTCACGGACCGGCTCGCGGGCTCGCCGCACGCGGACGTCGCGGGAATTATGGCCAAAGCGCATAAAGAGGCCCGCTACCACGTGCGTCACAGCGGGGATTGGGTCGTCCGGTTGGGCGACGGAACCGATGAGAGCCACGTGCGCGCGCAACGGGCGCTCGACGCGTTGTGGCCGTACACCGGCGAGTTGTTTGCCGCGGACGCCGTCGACGTCGCGGCGGCGGGAGTGGGGTTAGGCGTCGACGCCCGGACGCTGCGGGACGAGTGGCAGGCGATGGTGACCGCGGTGGTCGCCGAATCGGCGCTGCGGATGCCGTCGAGCCTAACGGTAGCGGAGGTGCCGGCCGGCGGGCGCGAGGGGCGCCATACGGAGCACCTGGTCCAGATGCTCGCGGAGATGCAGGTCGTCGCCCGTGCCCACCCGGGTGCGAGTTGGTGA
- the paaD gene encoding phenylacetate-CoA oxygenase subunit PaaJ, translating into MTRPSPAELARLLGDGWDPAPAATRAVDGAAADGPGVRVAEPATADAVWAGLDGVPDPEVPVISVVELGIVRDVHVTGDGAVTVTITPTYSGCPAMREIERDVRAALVRRGWADVRIDTVYAPAWTTEWMTDAAREKLRAYGIAPPRAGAAALVALRRATPRDQARPDAVDRAAVPCPRCGSADTRLQSAFGSTACKALHTCTACGEPFEEFKPI; encoded by the coding sequence ATGACGCGGCCGTCGCCCGCCGAACTCGCGCGGCTGCTCGGCGACGGGTGGGACCCGGCGCCGGCGGCGACGCGTGCGGTCGACGGGGCCGCAGCTGACGGACCCGGGGTACGCGTCGCGGAGCCGGCCACGGCAGACGCCGTGTGGGCCGGGCTCGACGGGGTGCCGGACCCCGAGGTGCCGGTGATCTCCGTCGTGGAACTCGGGATCGTGCGCGACGTGCACGTCACCGGTGATGGCGCGGTGACCGTGACGATCACGCCGACCTACTCCGGCTGCCCGGCCATGCGCGAGATCGAGCGCGACGTGCGCGCGGCGCTCGTACGGCGCGGCTGGGCGGACGTGCGAATCGACACCGTGTACGCGCCGGCGTGGACGACCGAGTGGATGACCGACGCGGCGCGCGAGAAGCTGCGTGCGTACGGGATCGCGCCGCCGCGCGCGGGCGCTGCGGCGCTGGTGGCGCTCCGCCGTGCCACGCCGCGCGACCAGGCCCGCCCGGACGCCGTCGACCGGGCCGCGGTGCCGTGCCCGCGGTGTGGCTCCGCCGACACGCGCCTCCAGAGCGCGTTCGGCTCGACGGCCTGTAAGGCCCTCCACACCTGCACGGCGTGCGGCGAGCCGTTCGAGGAGTTCAAGCCGATTTGA
- the pdh gene encoding pyruvate dehydrogenase E1 subunit beta, with amino-acid sequence MAVRDTDTSPPLAARSARTRTSAPAGDASVGDVSAIDWRRVARHALVSRALDDAEEETNRNRASVPREHVVLYQFSARGHDVAQCILGALLDHPRDAAGAYYRSRPLLLSLGLPLDDALASPLGRSGGFSDGRDIGVVCNLPRANGPQVLPMAGDVGGQYTPVAGWAQSIRYHRDVLGDARWRGAIGVALGGEASVATSGFWSALTIATTLALPMLFYVEDNGLGISVPSSFQTPGGNIAANLAAFSGLRVLDGDGTDPADAAARLTDAMAHVRRGDGPALVRLTVPRLSSHSGPDNQKGYRTAEAIAADLARDPLPRLKRHVLARGVDEAEWNALEQDVARDVADALAAARDRPVSDPARVRRFVVAEPRVDGDLIPVGGLSDAERVALGGTDVPAPSGPALRFTEAVRRTLARELEVNPKLLVFGEDVGVKGGVHLVTEGLQKHFGAARVFDTSLSEEGIVGRAVGMAYSGLVPVVEIQFRKYADPATEQLNNCGTVRWRTANQFCAPIVVRMPGGFGKDVGDPWHSLSDEVRFAHALGWQVAIPSNAADAVGLLRAAMRSPNPTIFFEHRALLMTSDGSAPYPGDEYVLPFGRAARLREGSRVTVVTWGALTHRCVEAADRLVERYGGDAIDVLDLRTVSPWDRAAVLASVEKTGRCLIVHEDTRTAGFGAEIAAVLARDAFWWLDAPVERYCVDDVPMPYHPSLLDAVLPNVDGIVERIEALLRL; translated from the coding sequence ATGGCAGTCCGCGACACCGACACTTCGCCACCCCTCGCCGCGCGTTCGGCCCGCACCCGAACGAGCGCACCGGCCGGAGATGCGTCCGTCGGCGACGTTTCGGCGATCGACTGGCGCCGCGTCGCCCGGCACGCGCTCGTCTCGCGCGCGCTGGACGACGCCGAGGAGGAGACGAACCGCAACCGGGCGTCCGTTCCTCGCGAGCACGTCGTGCTCTACCAGTTCTCCGCGCGCGGCCACGACGTCGCCCAGTGCATCCTCGGCGCGCTGCTCGACCATCCCCGCGACGCGGCCGGCGCCTACTACCGCTCCCGCCCCCTCCTCCTCTCCCTCGGCCTCCCCCTCGACGACGCGCTCGCGAGCCCCCTCGGCCGGTCCGGCGGGTTCAGCGACGGGCGCGACATCGGCGTCGTCTGCAACCTCCCGCGCGCAAACGGCCCGCAGGTGCTGCCGATGGCGGGCGACGTTGGCGGCCAGTACACGCCGGTCGCCGGCTGGGCCCAGAGCATCCGCTACCACCGCGACGTCCTCGGCGACGCGCGCTGGCGGGGCGCGATCGGCGTCGCGTTAGGCGGCGAGGCCAGCGTCGCCACGAGCGGCTTCTGGTCCGCGCTCACGATCGCGACCACGCTCGCGCTCCCGATGCTCTTCTACGTCGAAGACAACGGGCTGGGCATCTCCGTCCCGTCGAGCTTCCAGACGCCGGGCGGCAACATCGCCGCGAACCTCGCGGCGTTCTCCGGCCTCCGCGTCCTCGACGGCGACGGCACCGACCCGGCCGACGCGGCCGCCCGACTGACCGACGCCATGGCACACGTCCGCCGCGGCGATGGCCCCGCGCTCGTCCGCCTCACCGTGCCGCGGCTCTCGAGCCACTCGGGCCCCGACAATCAGAAGGGCTACCGCACCGCGGAGGCGATCGCGGCCGACCTCGCACGCGACCCGCTCCCGCGCCTCAAGCGGCACGTGCTCGCGCGCGGTGTCGACGAGGCCGAATGGAACGCGCTCGAGCAAGACGTCGCCCGCGACGTCGCAGACGCACTCGCGGCGGCCCGCGACCGGCCGGTGAGCGACCCTGCGCGAGTGCGGCGCTTCGTCGTCGCCGAACCGCGCGTCGACGGCGACCTGATCCCCGTCGGGGGCCTGAGCGACGCGGAACGTGTCGCGCTCGGCGGCACAGACGTCCCGGCGCCGAGCGGCCCCGCGCTGCGGTTCACGGAGGCGGTGCGTCGAACGCTTGCGCGCGAGCTCGAGGTCAATCCCAAGCTGCTCGTCTTCGGCGAGGACGTCGGCGTCAAGGGCGGCGTGCACCTCGTCACCGAGGGGCTACAAAAGCATTTCGGCGCGGCGCGCGTCTTCGACACCTCCCTCTCCGAAGAAGGCATCGTCGGCCGCGCCGTCGGGATGGCGTACAGCGGACTCGTCCCCGTCGTCGAAATCCAGTTCCGCAAGTATGCGGACCCGGCGACCGAGCAGCTCAACAACTGCGGGACGGTCCGTTGGCGCACCGCCAACCAGTTCTGCGCACCGATCGTCGTGCGCATGCCGGGCGGCTTCGGCAAGGACGTCGGCGATCCGTGGCATTCGCTCTCCGACGAGGTCCGCTTCGCGCACGCGCTCGGCTGGCAGGTGGCGATTCCGTCCAACGCGGCCGACGCCGTCGGCCTGCTGCGCGCCGCGATGCGCTCGCCGAACCCCACCATCTTCTTCGAGCACCGCGCGCTGCTGATGACGAGCGACGGGAGCGCGCCCTACCCGGGCGACGAGTACGTGCTCCCGTTCGGCCGCGCCGCGCGGTTACGCGAGGGCTCGCGGGTCACGGTCGTGACCTGGGGCGCGCTGACGCATCGCTGCGTCGAGGCCGCGGACCGCCTCGTGGAGCGGTACGGCGGCGACGCGATCGACGTGCTCGACCTGCGCACCGTGTCGCCCTGGGACCGCGCCGCGGTGCTCGCATCGGTCGAGAAGACCGGCCGCTGCCTCATCGTCCACGAGGACACCCGCACGGCCGGCTTCGGCGCCGAGATCGCGGCCGTGCTCGCGCGCGACGCGTTCTGGTGGCTCGACGCGCCGGTCGAACGGTATTGTGTCGATGACGTGCCGATGCCGTACCACCCGTCGCTGCTAGACGCAGTCCTACCGAACGTCGACGGGATTGTGGAGCGAATCGAGGCGCTCCTCCGCCTGTGA
- the paaG_2 gene encoding 2-(1,2-epoxy-1,2-dihydrophenyl)acetyl-CoA isomerase: protein MPASSVLSELADGVLTVTLNRPEVLNSFHRAMAAELQDALARAAGDEAARSVVLTGAGRAFCAGQDLAAVLPASGTPPTDLGEIVRECYNPIVRALVALEKPVVAAVNGVAAGAGANLALACDFVIAAEEASFVQSFVHVGLIPDSGGTFLLPQLVGRARAAQLAMLGEKLPARQALEWGMIYAVVPRVEVAGSAEALARRLAAMATRGIGLTKRGFAHAAGATLERQLAFEEELQREAGGTADYAEGVRAFVEKRKAEFAGR, encoded by the coding sequence ATGCCCGCCTCGTCCGTCCTCTCCGAGCTTGCCGACGGCGTCCTCACCGTGACGCTCAACCGGCCCGAGGTGCTGAACAGCTTCCATCGCGCGATGGCGGCCGAGCTGCAGGACGCGCTGGCGCGCGCGGCCGGAGACGAGGCCGCGCGGTCCGTCGTGTTGACCGGGGCGGGGCGCGCGTTCTGCGCCGGGCAGGATCTCGCGGCCGTGCTGCCGGCATCGGGCACGCCGCCCACCGACCTCGGCGAGATCGTGCGGGAGTGCTACAACCCGATCGTGCGGGCGCTCGTCGCACTCGAGAAGCCCGTCGTCGCGGCGGTGAACGGTGTCGCGGCCGGGGCCGGGGCGAACCTCGCGCTCGCGTGCGACTTCGTGATCGCGGCGGAGGAGGCGAGCTTCGTCCAGTCGTTTGTGCACGTGGGGTTGATCCCCGATTCGGGCGGCACGTTCCTGTTGCCGCAGCTCGTCGGACGGGCACGAGCGGCGCAGCTCGCGATGCTCGGCGAGAAGTTGCCCGCGCGGCAGGCGTTAGAGTGGGGGATGATCTACGCGGTGGTGCCGCGGGTGGAGGTGGCGGGGTCGGCGGAGGCGTTGGCGCGGCGGCTCGCGGCGATGGCGACGCGAGGGATCGGGCTCACGAAGCGCGGGTTCGCGCACGCGGCGGGCGCGACGTTGGAGCGGCAGTTGGCGTTCGAGGAAGAGTTGCAGCGGGAGGCGGGGGGGACGGCGGATTATGCGGAGGGGGTGAGGGCGTTCGTGGAGAAGCGGAAGGCGGAGTTTGCGGGGCGGTGA
- the paaY gene encoding phenylacetic acid degradation protein PaaY: MIYAFEDYVPVVHETAFVHPDAAVTGNVTIGRDVYIGPGAAVRGDWGGVVIEDGCNVQENCTVHMFPGVTVVLEAGAHVGHGAVVHGARLGRNCLVGMNAVVMDRATVGAGSIIGALCFVPAEMQIPERKVVVGNPARIVRDVSDEMLAWKTEGTALYQALPARLHATLRAAEPLRAITPEQAAARARQTAAYRTWGETRGA; the protein is encoded by the coding sequence GTGATCTACGCGTTCGAGGACTACGTGCCCGTGGTGCACGAGACCGCGTTCGTGCACCCCGACGCCGCGGTCACGGGCAACGTGACGATCGGCCGCGACGTCTACATCGGCCCTGGAGCGGCGGTCCGCGGCGATTGGGGCGGCGTGGTGATCGAGGACGGGTGCAACGTGCAGGAGAACTGCACCGTGCACATGTTCCCGGGCGTGACGGTCGTGCTCGAGGCGGGCGCGCACGTCGGGCACGGCGCGGTCGTCCACGGCGCGCGGCTCGGGCGGAACTGTCTCGTCGGGATGAACGCGGTCGTGATGGACCGGGCGACGGTCGGCGCGGGGTCGATTATTGGTGCGCTCTGCTTCGTGCCGGCGGAGATGCAGATCCCGGAGCGCAAGGTCGTCGTCGGCAACCCGGCGCGGATCGTCAGGGATGTGAGCGACGAGATGCTCGCCTGGAAGACGGAAGGCACCGCGCTGTACCAGGCGCTGCCGGCCCGGTTACACGCGACGTTGCGGGCGGCGGAGCCGCTGCGGGCGATCACGCCGGAGCAGGCCGCGGCGCGGGCGCGACAGACCGCGGCGTACCGGACGTGGGGGGAGACGCGCGGCGCGTGA